A region from the Oculatellaceae cyanobacterium genome encodes:
- a CDS encoding KGK domain-containing protein, whose protein sequence is MSNKFDVIDCNDDDVLSFGDATFKVRRFTTAVRRAFGSSMGRTLSDGLNSQGVQIDNQIVMPSGKPDDYKRWFGEGINCEILKLGYPSWKKGKVRIKVSVEFYMEEDEDKLDNQEISEPESPLDDLRRMINEQT, encoded by the coding sequence ATGAGTAATAAATTTGATGTAATTGACTGTAACGATGATGATGTTTTGTCTTTTGGAGATGCAACATTCAAAGTCAGGAGGTTTACAACAGCAGTAAGAAGAGCTTTTGGATCTTCAATGGGAAGAACACTCAGTGATGGATTAAATTCTCAAGGAGTACAAATAGATAATCAGATAGTCATGCCTAGCGGTAAGCCTGATGATTATAAAAGATGGTTTGGTGAAGGAATTAATTGTGAAATCCTTAAACTCGGTTATCCAAGCTGGAAAAAAGGCAAAGTCCGAATAAAAGTTAGTGTTGAATTCTATATGGAAGAGGATGAAGATAAATTAGATAATCAAGAAATTAGCGAACCTGAATCACCGCTCGATGATCTCCGCCGTATGATTAATGAACAAACTTAG
- a CDS encoding nucleoside phosphorylase: MNNNRLYHIGFGQLDLGDQPPIMALLSGDPDRAHYIAKNYLQNVHTLSENRGLNSYLGKLPNGKTILSATSGMGAPSLSIVVNELVQVGIKQIIRIGTCGAIQDYIPVGSIVISRASLCRQGAANDIAPIEYPAAADPFLTVALVKAAQKLGIEHYLGITASVDTFYEGQERTDSANPKLLRWLQGITAEYRQINVLNYEMESGTLFKMAGVYNFAAACVCGVLAQRTTDENVVLDHKDIAVENAIKVAVEAIEFI; the protein is encoded by the coding sequence ATGAATAACAACCGTTTATATCACATTGGATTTGGACAATTAGATCTCGGAGATCAACCTCCAATTATGGCATTACTATCTGGAGATCCAGACCGCGCCCATTATATTGCCAAAAATTATTTACAAAACGTTCATACCTTATCAGAAAATCGGGGCTTAAATAGTTATCTCGGCAAATTACCTAACGGCAAAACAATATTATCAGCTACTAGCGGCATGGGTGCGCCATCACTTAGTATTGTTGTTAACGAATTAGTACAAGTAGGAATTAAACAAATTATTAGAATTGGTACTTGTGGAGCTATTCAAGATTATATACCAGTAGGAAGTATTGTAATTAGTCGCGCTTCTTTATGTCGTCAAGGTGCAGCAAATGATATTGCACCGATAGAATATCCCGCAGCAGCAGATCCTTTTTTAACAGTAGCTTTAGTTAAAGCTGCACAAAAATTAGGAATTGAGCATTACTTAGGAATTACAGCATCGGTAGATACATTTTATGAAGGGCAAGAACGCACTGATTCAGCTAATCCTAAATTATTACGTTGGTTGCAGGGTATTACAGCAGAATATCGGCAAATAAATGTGCTGAATTATGAAATGGAATCTGGCACTTTATTTAAAATGGCAGGAGTTTATAATTTTGCGGCAGCTTGTGTTTGTGGTGTACTTGCACAACGTACAACGGATGAAAATGTTGTGTTAGATCACAAAGATATTGCTGTTGAGAATGCTATTAAAGTAGCAGTGGAGGCTATTGAATTTATTTAA
- a CDS encoding MgtC/SapB family protein — protein MNSLSINPHDWLNITIRLTVALIAGGVVGWNRQLNGKAAGLRTHMLVSLGAALFALVPLIASNSTSVDSLSRAIQGVATGVGFLGAGEILHNSTLETGKPKVRGLTSAAGIWVTAALGLIAGCGLWELGIIGTLMTLFTLSVAKKIENVAFKNRDKNEI, from the coding sequence ATGAATTCTCTGTCTATTAATCCCCATGATTGGCTCAACATAACAATTAGACTAACTGTAGCTTTAATCGCTGGGGGCGTTGTGGGTTGGAATCGCCAACTAAACGGTAAAGCGGCTGGATTGAGAACTCATATGCTAGTTAGCTTAGGTGCGGCGTTATTTGCTTTGGTTCCCTTAATAGCGAGTAACTCTACATCGGTTGATAGCCTTAGTCGTGCGATTCAAGGAGTTGCAACAGGTGTAGGATTTTTAGGCGCAGGAGAAATTTTACACAATTCCACTCTAGAGACTGGTAAGCCAAAAGTGCGGGGGTTAACCTCAGCAGCAGGAATTTGGGTGACAGCAGCGTTAGGATTAATTGCAGGTTGTGGTTTATGGGAACTTGGCATAATTGGTACTTTAATGACGCTGTTTACTCTTAGTGTTGCTAAGAAAATAGAAAATGTTGCTTTTAAAAATAGAGATAAAAATGAAATTTAA
- a CDS encoding KGK domain-containing protein — protein sequence MENKFEPLAKDETVCFEWEHLGRELSMNSNYLNECTLKNDQLIWKIIHKININDTIKDNLFLDDSEGVEVQALKFGANGWQKGKIRIRMNVEFCPDETEVIETPTNNQPETNQSESPLDDLRRMINQESDQ from the coding sequence ATGGAAAATAAATTTGAGCCCCTCGCTAAAGATGAAACAGTATGCTTTGAGTGGGAACATCTTGGTAGAGAGTTAAGTATGAATTCTAACTATTTGAATGAATGCACTCTTAAAAATGACCAGTTAATATGGAAAATCATTCACAAGATTAATATTAATGACACTATAAAAGACAACTTATTTCTTGATGATTCTGAGGGGGTAGAAGTACAAGCTTTGAAGTTTGGTGCTAATGGCTGGCAAAAAGGCAAAATTAGGATCAGAATGAATGTAGAATTTTGCCCTGATGAAACAGAAGTTATAGAAACGCCTACAAATAATCAACCAGAAACTAACCAATCAGAATCACCCCTTGATGATTTGCGGCGGATGATTAACCAAGAAAGCGATCAATAA
- a CDS encoding dynamin family protein yields the protein MTKMPPQCQDLQVQVDTLLDLLHQEPSLRTEDITSVQASLRKAISPTFEIVFAGAFSAGKSMLINALLERELLYSAEGHATGTECYIAYAKPDEEKVVLTFLSEAEIQSQIIALCEKLGLPTAINVNNSEVVNRIRQECQGIITKEGGESKSDRAKQAKALDLLLEGFVGNRDRIHTVNNATYSMEQFNFSNLKEAATYARRGSNSAVLKRLEYNCNHPLLEDGNVLIDMPGIDAPVKKDAELTYRKIEDPETSAVVCVLKPASAGDMTTEETELLEKMRSNPGIRDRVFYIFNRIDETWYNVQLRQRLEDLISSQFRDTLKVYKTSGLLGFYGSQLKSTSGRDRFGLDTIFAESVKSTGISEDTPQFVYEFNRYCANSGKLSPSQFQISVHNYETPNQNYVRILAEQGTPLIQQLIKDSGIEEFHTAITRYLQEDKRRELFTNLADDLQPICISLRKHYQAVERDLDSQPREIEAMKAREVEKLNQELQQVGQEFSKHIAEEVNQLVTNCSDAFETDFRVLQSRMIRRLDELLDTFSVEAAYSRATMNHPRNATAPLIAVLVEALYYLANELEDILVESCLEVINRLFQGIVERCRKAEFYRKLYRLLGNDGGIEQQLKQVEKAVSDALVSAARIECDRFVRESPRFYDEGTFSIYQFRQTLQQTSQSYDIESMIEAQPAIRQLLKLDFEPKVFQTIKRNFRQTINQTLKTNLLPMAEHQADEILQQYNQARAYLEQTLEQEAEEKLARNQRSLSEVEQKIAAFNQAVEGINNCLQAMQLYDHVLPDIPQSDAVLEAIVITDPDSKVYL from the coding sequence ATGACTAAAATGCCACCTCAGTGCCAAGACTTGCAAGTGCAAGTTGATACTCTCCTAGATTTACTTCATCAGGAACCGTCTTTACGCACTGAAGACATTACTTCTGTGCAAGCGTCTTTGAGAAAGGCTATTTCGCCGACGTTTGAAATTGTGTTTGCGGGTGCGTTTAGTGCGGGTAAATCTATGTTAATAAATGCACTACTAGAACGGGAGTTGCTTTATAGCGCAGAAGGACACGCGACGGGTACTGAGTGTTACATTGCTTATGCAAAACCCGATGAAGAAAAAGTTGTTTTGACTTTTTTGAGTGAAGCTGAGATTCAGAGTCAAATAATTGCGTTGTGTGAAAAGCTGGGGTTGCCGACAGCAATTAATGTTAATAATTCTGAAGTTGTTAACCGTATACGCCAAGAATGCCAAGGAATTATTACAAAAGAGGGTGGTGAGAGTAAGTCAGATCGAGCGAAGCAAGCAAAAGCATTAGATTTATTGTTAGAAGGGTTTGTCGGAAATCGCGATCGCATTCACACTGTTAATAATGCTACCTATTCTATGGAGCAGTTTAACTTCTCTAATTTGAAGGAAGCTGCTACTTATGCGCGGCGTGGTAGTAATAGCGCAGTTCTTAAACGCTTAGAATATAATTGCAATCATCCTTTATTGGAAGATGGCAATGTGCTAATTGATATGCCTGGGATTGATGCACCTGTTAAGAAGGATGCAGAATTAACTTATCGCAAAATTGAAGATCCCGAAACATCTGCGGTGGTGTGTGTTCTCAAACCTGCATCTGCTGGAGATATGACGACGGAAGAAACGGAATTATTAGAAAAGATGCGGAGTAACCCAGGAATCCGCGATCGCGTATTTTATATTTTTAACCGTATTGATGAAACTTGGTATAATGTGCAACTGCGCCAACGCTTAGAGGATTTAATTAGTTCGCAGTTTCGAGATACGTTAAAGGTTTATAAAACCAGTGGATTATTAGGATTTTATGGTAGTCAGCTAAAAAGTACAAGTGGGCGCGATCGCTTTGGTTTAGATACCATCTTTGCTGAGAGTGTCAAAAGTACTGGTATTAGTGAAGATACTCCCCAATTTGTCTATGAATTTAATCGCTATTGTGCAAATTCTGGCAAGTTATCTCCTAGTCAGTTTCAAATTTCAGTGCATAACTATGAAACGCCTAATCAAAATTATGTGCGGATTTTAGCTGAACAAGGAACACCTTTAATCCAACAGCTAATTAAAGATAGTGGGATTGAGGAATTCCACACAGCAATTACCCGTTATTTGCAAGAAGATAAGCGGCGAGAATTGTTTACTAATTTAGCTGATGACTTACAACCAATATGTATTAGCTTGCGTAAGCATTATCAAGCGGTTGAGCGAGATTTAGACAGTCAACCCCGCGAAATTGAAGCAATGAAAGCGCGGGAAGTAGAAAAATTAAACCAGGAATTACAACAAGTTGGGCAAGAATTTAGCAAACATATTGCTGAAGAAGTTAACCAGTTAGTAACAAATTGTTCTGATGCTTTTGAAACAGATTTTCGCGTACTACAATCGCGGATGATTCGCCGTTTAGATGAGTTGCTAGATACTTTTTCTGTAGAAGCTGCTTATAGTCGTGCAACTATGAATCATCCCCGCAATGCTACTGCACCTTTAATTGCTGTTTTGGTGGAAGCACTTTATTACTTAGCAAATGAACTAGAAGATATCTTAGTAGAGTCTTGTCTAGAAGTAATTAATCGGCTTTTTCAAGGTATTGTTGAACGTTGCCGTAAAGCAGAATTTTACCGGAAATTGTACCGTTTGTTAGGGAATGATGGCGGAATTGAACAACAGTTAAAACAGGTAGAAAAAGCTGTTTCTGATGCTTTGGTAAGTGCAGCGAGGATTGAGTGCGATCGCTTTGTGCGAGAAAGCCCCCGTTTTTATGACGAAGGCACATTTTCTATCTATCAATTTCGCCAAACATTACAGCAAACATCCCAAAGTTATGACATTGAAAGCATGATTGAAGCACAACCTGCAATTAGGCAGTTGTTGAAGTTAGATTTTGAGCCAAAAGTTTTCCAAACAATTAAACGTAACTTCCGCCAAACCATTAACCAAACTCTCAAAACTAATCTGTTACCAATGGCAGAGCATCAAGCAGATGAAATTTTGCAACAATATAATCAGGCACGGGCTTATTTAGAGCAAACATTAGAGCAAGAAGCTGAAGAAAAACTTGCTCGTAATCAGCGATCATTAAGTGAAGTCGAACAAAAAATAGCAGCTTTTAATCAAGCTGTTGAGGGGATTAATAATTGTTTACAAGCAATGCAATTGTATGATCATGTTTTGCCGGATATTCCTCAATCTGATGCAGTTTTAGAAGCTATTGTGATTACAGATCCAGATAGTAAAGTGTATCTGTAG
- a CDS encoding methyltransferase domain-containing protein: MVPPLGFDNWEQVYQNQNIESMPWFNPDLDLDLQQALSQLNINSGTILDLGTGPGTQAIALAERGFQVTATDLSETAIHQAEQIAKPKNLNISWQQDDIINSKLNQTFDFDFDRGCFHVLPPEQRQDYVKIVHKLLNDQGYLFIKCFSHLQPGEQGPHKFTPEQINEIFSNHFQILSIKQTVYQGPLNLLPKALFCILQKSSSV, from the coding sequence ATGGTTCCACCACTAGGCTTTGATAATTGGGAACAAGTCTATCAAAATCAAAATATAGAATCTATGCCCTGGTTTAACCCAGATTTGGATTTAGATCTCCAGCAGGCATTATCCCAGCTAAACATTAATTCAGGCACTATATTAGATCTTGGCACAGGGCCAGGTACACAAGCGATCGCATTAGCAGAACGCGGTTTTCAAGTCACTGCTACTGACCTTTCTGAAACCGCAATTCACCAAGCTGAACAAATAGCTAAACCAAAAAATTTGAATATTTCTTGGCAGCAGGATGACATCATTAATAGCAAATTAAATCAAACATTTGATTTTGACTTTGATCGTGGCTGCTTCCATGTACTTCCACCAGAACAACGGCAAGATTATGTTAAAATAGTACATAAATTACTTAACGATCAAGGTTACTTATTTATTAAATGTTTTAGCCATTTACAACCAGGAGAGCAAGGGCCTCATAAATTTACACCAGAACAAATTAATGAGATTTTTAGCAACCACTTTCAAATCCTGAGTATCAAGCAAACTGTATATCAAGGGCCATTAAATCTTCTACCTAAAGCTTTGTTTTGCATACTGCAAAAATCGTCATCTGTTTAA